A single Macadamia integrifolia cultivar HAES 741 unplaced genomic scaffold, SCU_Mint_v3 scaffold2901, whole genome shotgun sequence DNA region contains:
- the LOC122067435 gene encoding ABC transporter F family member 4-like — MGKKKAEQTGTAPKSKEGKKERLSISAMLAGMDEKSNKPNKSSSSAIAKPKSAPKLSSYTDGVDLPPSDDEDEIDGFTSEEAEAEAKKRALKQRLDSKPLEISVSEKELKKREKKDMIASHVAEQARVEALRDDHDAFTVVIGSRTSVLDGEDSADANVKDITVENFSVSARGKELLKNASVKISHGKRYGLVGPNGKGKSTLLKLLAWRKIPVPKNIDVLLVEQEVVGDERTALEAVVSANEELVKLRQEVAALQSGASAEEEDGDEDAGEKLADLYERLQLMGSDAAEAQASKILAGLGFTKAMQGRPTKSFSGGWRMRISLARALFVQPTLLLLDEPTNHLDLRAVLWLEEYLCRWKKTLVVVSHDRDFLNTVCSDIIHLHDMKLHFYRGNFDEFESGYDQRRKEMNKKFEIYEKQVKAAKRSGNRVQQEKVKDRAKFAAAKEASKNKSKGKVDEDEAPPEVPQKWRDYSVEFHFPEPTELTPPLLQLIEVSFSYPSREDFRLSNVDVGIDMGTRVAIVGPNGAGKSTLLNLLAGDLVPTEGEVRRSQKLRIGRYSQHFVDLLTMDETPVQYLLRLHPDQEGLSKQEAVRAKLGKFGLPSHNHLTPIAKLSGGQKSRVVFTSISMSRPHILLLDEPTNHLDMQSIDALADALDEFTGGVVLVSHDSRLISRVCDDEEKSEIWVVEDGTARTFPGTFDDYKEELLKEIKAEVDE; from the coding sequence ATGGGAAAGAAGAAGGCTGAACAAACGGGCACTGCCCCAAAGTCcaaagaggggaagaaggagagacTCTCCATCTCAGCCATGCTCGCAGGCATGGATGAGAAATCCAATAAACCCAATAAGAGCTCTTCGTCTGCCATCGCAAAACCCAAATCAGCCCCAAAGCTCTCTTCCTACACAGACGGAGTTGATCTCCCTCCCTCAGATGACGAAGACGAAATCGATGGCTTCACATCAGAAGAAGCCGAAGCAGAAGCCAAGAAGAGAGCCCTTAAGCAGAGACTCGATTCAAAGCCCCTTGAAATCTCTGTATCCGAGAAAGAACTAAAGAAACGAGAGAAGAAGGATATGATCGCTTCACATGTCGCTGAACAAGCTCGCGTAGAAGCCCTTAGAGATGATCATGATGCCTTTACTGTTGTAATCGGTAGCCGGACTTCGGTCCTTGATGGTGAAGATTCTGCAGATGCTAATGTCAAGGATATCACGGTTGAGAATTTCTCTGTGTCGGCGAGAGGGAAAGAGTTGTTGAAGAATGCTTCGGTGAAGATTTCTCATGGCAAGAGGTACGGTTTGGTTGGACCTAATGGGAAGGGGAAGTCGACCCTTTTGAAGCTTCTTGCTTGGAGGAAGATTCCGGTACCAAAGAACATAGATGTGCTTTTAGTCGAACAGGAGGTGGTTGGTGATGAGAGGACAGCTCTTGAAGCTGTGGTTTCCGCGAATGAAGAGCTTGTGAAGCTTCGTCAGGAGGTTGCAGCTCTACAGAGTGGCGCTTCTGCTGAAGAAGAAGACGGTGATGAAGATGCAGGTGAGAAGCTTGCAGATTTGTATGAGAGGTTGCAGTTGATGGGTTCTGATGCAGCAGAGGCTCAGGCTTCAAAGATTCTTGCTGGTTTGGGTTTCACTAAGGCGATGCAGGGGAGGCCTACCAAGTCCTTTAGTGGTGGGTGGAGGATGAGAATCTCATTGGCTAGAGCTTTGTTTGTGCAGCCAACCCTTCTGTTGCTTGATGAACCCACAAACCATCTTGATCTCAGGGCTGTTCTGTGGTTAGAGGAGTACTTGTGTAGGTGGAAGAAGACTCTTGTTGTGGTCTCACATGATAGGGATTTCCTCAACACTGTCTGCAGTGATATCATTCATCTACATGATATGAAACTCCACTTCTATCGAGGGAATTTCGATGAATTTGAATCTGGGTATGACCAACGCCGCAAGGAGATGAACAAGAAGTTTGAGATCTATGAGAAGCAAGTTAAGGCGGCGAAGAGGTCTGGGAATCGGGTTCAGCAGGAGAAGGTTAAGGATAGAGCTAAGTTTGCTGCGGCAAAGGAAGCATCAAAGAATAAGTCAAAGGGGAAGGTTGATGAAGATGAGGCCCCGCCTGAGGTTCCTCAGAAATGGAGGGATTACAGTGTGGAGTTCCACTTCCCTGAGCCGACTGAGCTCACCCCACCTCTCTTGCAGCTCATTGAAGTCAGTTTTAGCTATCCAAGTAGGGAGGATTTTAGGCTTTCTAATGTTGATGTTGGTATTGATATGGGAACTCGTGTAGCCATTGTTGGGCCTAATGGAGCTGGGAAATCAACCCTGCTCAATCTCTTAGCAGGGGATTTGGTTCCAACTGAGGGAGAAGTAAGGAGAAGTCAGAAGCTGAGGATTGGGAGATATTCACAGCACTTTGTGGATCTATTGACTATGGATGAGACCCCGGTTCAATATCTTCTCCGGCTTCATCCAGATCAAGAAGGGTTAAGCAAACAAGAGGCTGTTCGTGCAAAGCTTGGAAAATTTGGGCTTCCTAGCCATAACCACCTTACTCCGATTGCGAAACTATCAGGAGGGCAGAAATCTCGAGTTGTTTTTACTTCGATTTCCATGTCAAGGCCTCACATTTTGTTATTGGATGAGCCCACAAATCATTTGGATATGCAAAGCATTGATGCTTTGGCAGATGCACTGGATGAGTTTACTGGTGGAGTAGTATTGGTCAGTCACGATTCTAGGCTAATATCGAGGGTATGCGATGATgaagagaagagtgagatctggGTTGTAGAAGATGGGACTGCGAGAACTTTTCCAGGGACATTTGACGACTACAAGGAGGAGCTACTGAAAGAGATCAAGGCAGAGGTCGACGAGTGA